A window of the Leptospira brenneri genome harbors these coding sequences:
- a CDS encoding vWA domain-containing protein — translation MREKNKNLGLRFAKLYVIVSCILFLPSYFPLSTQAQPNKRYVFILDASGSMSEKWDGKTRMAVAKEKLLQVLGGLPKDVSVGLVAYGNRIAGCNSARLYHPIQRGAASIVSQKISNIVPAGSTPIAQTLTVVGEFLLNEIQETEIIFISDGVESCDGDPKAVLYQLKQSGKKFRMQVLGIDIDPKGEEDLKRLSLLGDGQYYSLKRPEDYDSSFKRIFFTTESEPSISANSEVKPPLPTQNLIKIVNILPYEDGSESGYILNYEYTAKTSSSYMIQLYLYPVEEKLRSFPIPPLRERRMGDLVKHQIEFKLGPEGKGRFIFPLAGGKRMKASAELWDLTGVPKILALSEEKPIHENQGSDRN, via the coding sequence GTGCGGGAAAAAAATAAAAATCTGGGACTACGATTCGCAAAATTATATGTCATCGTAAGTTGTATTTTATTTTTACCTTCCTACTTTCCGCTTTCCACACAAGCACAACCTAACAAAAGATATGTGTTTATTCTTGATGCCAGTGGTTCCATGTCAGAAAAATGGGATGGTAAAACTCGGATGGCCGTTGCCAAAGAAAAACTATTACAAGTACTTGGTGGACTACCAAAGGATGTCAGTGTCGGTCTTGTTGCTTACGGAAACCGAATCGCCGGTTGTAACTCGGCAAGGTTATACCATCCCATCCAACGAGGTGCTGCCTCCATCGTGAGCCAAAAGATTTCCAATATTGTTCCTGCCGGATCCACACCCATTGCACAAACCTTAACTGTGGTTGGTGAATTTCTTTTGAATGAAATTCAAGAAACAGAAATCATTTTTATCTCTGACGGTGTGGAGAGTTGTGATGGAGATCCGAAAGCCGTCCTTTACCAACTGAAACAATCGGGAAAAAAATTCCGGATGCAGGTTCTTGGAATCGACATTGATCCCAAAGGCGAAGAAGATCTCAAACGCCTTTCCTTACTTGGGGATGGACAATATTATTCTTTAAAACGTCCGGAAGATTATGATTCTTCCTTCAAACGAATCTTTTTTACAACGGAATCAGAACCCAGTATCTCCGCAAATTCGGAAGTAAAACCCCCTCTTCCCACACAAAACCTCATCAAAATTGTAAACATTCTTCCCTATGAAGATGGATCAGAATCAGGTTACATTCTGAATTACGAATACACTGCCAAAACTAGTTCCTCCTATATGATCCAATTGTATCTTTATCCTGTAGAGGAAAAGTTACGTAGTTTTCCAATCCCTCCTCTCCGTGAAAGAAGGATGGGAGATCTGGTAAAACACCAAATAGAATTCAAGTTGGGTCCCGAAGGAAAGGGACGGTTTATCTTCCCTTTGGCTGGAGGGAAAAGAATGAAAGCCTCTGCGGAACTCTGGGACCTGACGGGAGTTCCGAAAATTCTTGCTCTTTCGGAAGAAAAACCCATTCACGAGAATCAGGGTTCTGACCGAAACTGA
- a CDS encoding SBBP repeat-containing protein has translation MWNCLIQSVPCYEITQQNKGNKQWTRLLGGTTAVTTTSLASATDFEGNTYIAGKVDGSLAGQTKVSGGTNTDIFLAKYDSTGVRLWVRQMGSTSSYPSDIQSIHVDSFGDIILTGATFGFFDGFTTAQFGSTLIKFSKDGDRLWTRIFYANSSLDIAGIGVTTDLQGNIYITGHTELTNINGEIVSGDYNVFVFKYDRDGTPIWTRLLGGPSGTLVYGLRATYDSSSNQIYIVGHALGPGNFVGLTLGINQESFILAFHPDGYYTWAKNLGQTGTSVWIRGVSADKRGNFYISGDVTASFGGENFSGTSGELLVKFDKSGNREWVRLRGAGVGTTTTSRGVYADNAGNVYTMGWTTGNLSGLSLSGTQDMYLSKYHFNGNLEWTRLSGSTLVTLDGTALSSDRYGVLYLTGGTTGNLDAQTKTGIKDAFVIKYK, from the coding sequence TTGTGGAATTGTTTAATCCAATCTGTTCCCTGTTATGAAATTACCCAACAAAATAAAGGAAACAAACAATGGACGAGGTTGTTAGGTGGGACTACCGCAGTCACAACTACTTCTTTAGCATCGGCGACGGATTTTGAAGGGAATACTTACATTGCTGGTAAAGTGGATGGATCTCTTGCTGGCCAAACAAAAGTATCTGGCGGTACCAATACAGATATTTTTCTCGCTAAATACGATTCTACCGGTGTTCGCCTATGGGTTCGGCAAATGGGATCTACCAGTAGTTACCCTTCCGATATACAATCGATCCACGTAGATTCCTTTGGCGATATCATTCTAACCGGAGCTACCTTTGGTTTTTTTGATGGATTTACAACCGCACAGTTTGGCTCGACTTTGATTAAATTTTCTAAAGACGGAGATAGACTTTGGACAAGGATATTTTATGCAAATAGTAGTTTAGACATAGCTGGAATTGGAGTCACCACCGACTTGCAGGGGAATATTTATATCACTGGGCATACGGAACTAACAAACATTAATGGAGAAATTGTTTCTGGTGATTACAATGTATTTGTTTTCAAATATGATCGTGATGGTACGCCGATATGGACACGATTGTTGGGTGGACCTTCGGGGACTTTAGTTTATGGATTACGGGCGACATATGATTCGTCTTCCAATCAAATCTACATTGTTGGGCATGCTTTAGGACCGGGTAATTTTGTTGGTCTGACCCTTGGTATCAACCAAGAAAGTTTTATTTTAGCCTTTCATCCCGATGGTTATTATACCTGGGCAAAAAATTTGGGTCAAACGGGAACCAGTGTTTGGATTCGAGGGGTTTCCGCAGATAAAAGGGGAAATTTTTATATTTCAGGTGATGTGACTGCTAGTTTCGGTGGAGAAAATTTTTCAGGGACTTCGGGTGAATTACTGGTAAAATTTGACAAAAGTGGAAATCGGGAATGGGTTCGCCTTCGAGGTGCTGGTGTCGGAACAACCACTACTTCTCGCGGAGTTTACGCAGACAATGCAGGTAATGTATATACAATGGGATGGACAACAGGTAATCTATCTGGTTTGAGTTTGAGCGGAACGCAAGATATGTATTTATCTAAGTATCATTTTAATGGAAATCTGGAATGGACTAGGTTGTCTGGCAGCACCTTGGTAACGTTAGATGGCACTGCCTTGTCGTCAGATCGTTATGGAGTCCTTTACCTGACTGGTGGAACCACCGGAAATCTAGATGCACAAACAAAAACAGGCATCAAAGATGCTTTTGTCATTAAATACAAATAA
- a CDS encoding NUDIX hydrolase — translation MLPYRSFVEKLSRDFDEIPDTTEIKSGVIFPLFGSKEVAEGIILTERSKHLKSHPGQISFPGGVKEEEDPNLLFTALREWEEEMGVKRSTLNVLGKLEGLHTRTGFHITPFLATYEGDFSFHPNHDEVDRILLVPFSDLWTSPFYSIPIPGRDHFAYYFDLPDGLLWGATCEMVLRFLKEHSSFDRIPLLVKPNLLKPPFLDPKSL, via the coding sequence ATGTTACCTTACCGGTCTTTTGTCGAAAAACTTTCACGGGACTTCGACGAAATTCCGGACACAACTGAAATTAAGTCCGGTGTCATCTTTCCTCTATTTGGATCCAAAGAAGTAGCCGAAGGGATCATCCTCACCGAACGTTCCAAACATCTAAAATCCCATCCGGGCCAAATTTCCTTTCCTGGTGGAGTGAAAGAAGAAGAAGATCCCAATTTACTTTTTACGGCTCTACGGGAATGGGAAGAAGAGATGGGAGTCAAACGTTCCACACTGAATGTTCTGGGAAAACTCGAAGGTCTACATACAAGGACTGGTTTTCATATCACCCCGTTTTTAGCCACTTACGAAGGTGACTTTTCCTTTCATCCCAATCACGATGAAGTCGATCGGATCCTCCTTGTCCCTTTTTCCGATCTTTGGACGAGTCCATTCTATTCCATCCCAATCCCGGGCAGAGATCATTTTGCTTATTATTTTGATTTGCCAGACGGCCTACTTTGGGGAGCCACTTGCGAAATGGTTTTGCGATTTTTAAAAGAACATTCTTCTTTTGACAGGATTCCTCTCCTCGTAAAACCAAACCTTCTCAAACCACCTTTTTTAGATCCCAAATCCCTCTAA
- the queC gene encoding 7-cyano-7-deazaguanine synthase QueC encodes MVSVMDSSPKSNSKGAVVLLSGGLDSTTCLYIAARDYGYPKNKKLPLLALSFDYSQKHKIELIKSKKIAKLLGIKHVTQKLDPGFFLGSSLTEKKIKVRKNAKFLLSGKEEEIPNTYVPGRNILFLSFALSLAEGHGYDSIYIGVNALDYSGYPDCRPEFIESFQKMANLGTKKGVSGKGDSIQIKTPLLHLGKKEIIELGIQVDAPLHLTHSCYDPIKGKPCGKCDSCILRAKGFLEAGLLDPAT; translated from the coding sequence ATGGTATCCGTTATGGATTCCTCCCCGAAGTCTAATTCGAAGGGAGCCGTGGTACTTCTGTCAGGTGGTCTTGATTCCACTACTTGTTTGTACATTGCTGCTAGGGATTATGGTTATCCCAAAAATAAAAAGTTACCACTACTTGCCCTCTCATTTGATTATTCCCAAAAACATAAAATAGAACTGATCAAAAGTAAAAAAATTGCAAAACTTCTCGGAATCAAACATGTGACTCAAAAATTAGATCCTGGTTTTTTTCTGGGAAGTTCTCTTACCGAAAAAAAAATCAAAGTGAGAAAGAATGCTAAGTTTTTGCTCAGTGGTAAAGAAGAGGAAATTCCGAATACTTACGTTCCAGGAAGGAATATTTTATTTTTATCTTTTGCTTTGTCGTTAGCGGAAGGGCATGGGTACGACTCTATCTATATTGGAGTCAATGCACTGGACTATTCCGGATACCCGGATTGCCGGCCAGAGTTTATCGAATCATTCCAAAAAATGGCAAACCTTGGAACCAAAAAAGGTGTGAGTGGAAAGGGTGATTCCATCCAAATCAAAACTCCACTTCTGCATTTGGGCAAAAAAGAAATTATTGAACTAGGAATACAAGTAGACGCACCACTTCACCTAACTCATTCTTGTTACGATCCTATCAAAGGAAAACCATGCGGAAAATGCGATTCTTGTATCTTAAGAGCCAAAGGATTTTTAGAAGCAGGACTTTTAGATCCGGCCACCTAG
- the purF gene encoding amidophosphoribosyltransferase, with amino-acid sequence MILQSDKPKEECAIFGIYNSKEAANFTYLGLYSMQHRGQESSGIVTTDGSHLYRYANMGLVANIFTQPKIKELIGDAAIGHNRYSTTGASFLRNAQPIRVESHLGPVALAHNGNLVNSWDIRNRLERDGSIFQTTIDSEVIVHLMAKSHKTDLLEALCESLAQVRGAYSLLVLTPRYLIAVRDPNGFRPLVMGKRSDGAIVFASETCAFDITETEYVRDVEPGEMIVIDHTGMRSLYPFPKAKPSLCIFEYIYFARPDSYIFEESVYKVRKSLGRQLARVMPVEADVIIPVPDSANIAALGYSEESGIPYQSGLVRSHYIGRTFIEPDQKIRDFGAKIKYNVVKEVVNGKRVVIIDDSVMRGTTSRKIIKMIRNAGAKEIHFRVSAPPTVSPCYYGIDIPTHKELIASTHSIEEIQKYLRVDSLAYLTLDTMHKAVEGHKGGGFCDACFTSNYPVEFQDHAGNQKSLFTEYATEE; translated from the coding sequence ATGATTCTCCAATCTGACAAACCAAAAGAAGAATGTGCCATTTTCGGCATCTACAATAGCAAGGAAGCTGCTAATTTTACCTACCTAGGTTTGTACTCGATGCAACACCGAGGTCAGGAGTCCAGTGGGATCGTCACTACCGATGGATCTCACTTATACCGGTATGCCAATATGGGTCTTGTGGCAAATATCTTCACCCAACCGAAGATCAAAGAGCTCATAGGGGATGCGGCCATTGGTCACAACCGGTATTCCACAACGGGAGCCAGTTTTCTTCGGAATGCTCAGCCCATCCGCGTGGAATCTCACTTAGGTCCTGTGGCTCTAGCCCATAACGGAAACCTGGTGAACTCTTGGGATATCAGAAATCGCCTCGAAAGAGACGGATCTATTTTCCAAACCACCATCGATTCGGAAGTCATTGTCCACCTGATGGCCAAAAGCCATAAAACGGATTTGCTTGAGGCACTTTGTGAGTCTCTCGCCCAAGTTCGTGGTGCCTACTCTTTGTTAGTTTTAACTCCTAGATATCTCATTGCCGTTCGGGATCCTAATGGTTTCCGACCACTGGTGATGGGAAAACGTTCGGACGGGGCCATTGTGTTCGCTTCCGAAACTTGCGCTTTTGACATTACGGAAACAGAATACGTTCGTGATGTGGAACCAGGAGAGATGATTGTCATCGATCATACGGGAATGCGTTCCCTTTATCCGTTCCCAAAAGCAAAACCAAGTCTTTGTATTTTTGAATACATCTACTTTGCAAGACCCGATTCCTATATTTTTGAAGAATCGGTTTACAAAGTAAGAAAGTCTCTCGGTCGCCAACTAGCACGTGTGATGCCGGTAGAAGCCGATGTTATCATTCCTGTTCCTGATTCAGCAAATATTGCTGCTCTTGGATACAGTGAAGAGTCGGGGATTCCTTACCAAAGTGGACTTGTGCGTTCTCATTATATTGGTAGAACCTTCATTGAACCGGACCAAAAGATTCGGGACTTTGGAGCCAAAATCAAATACAATGTTGTGAAAGAAGTAGTGAATGGAAAACGCGTAGTGATCATTGATGACTCGGTGATGCGTGGAACCACAAGCCGTAAAATCATCAAAATGATTCGTAATGCTGGTGCCAAAGAAATCCATTTTAGAGTTTCGGCGCCACCAACGGTTTCTCCTTGTTATTATGGAATTGATATTCCGACACATAAGGAACTCATTGCTTCGACTCATAGCATTGAAGAAATCCAAAAGTATCTTCGTGTGGATTCCTTAGCTTATTTAACATTGGATACAATGCACAAAGCAGTGGAAGGACATAAAGGTGGTGGATTTTGTGATGCTTGTTTCACATCCAACTACCCTGTGGAATTCCAAGACCATGCGGGAAATCAAAAGTCACTGTTTACGGAATATGCAACGGAAGAGTAA
- a CDS encoding ribonuclease D: MQINSNYILVDTAKALDLALINLRQSKIMSIDTESSGYYTYYPKVCLIQINSNGKNYLIDPLKITNLSALGPLFADENILKIFHSAQDDIKALKRDFGFKFVNTADTMISSRLLSLEQSSLSHVVEHYHKVTLSKVEQKSNWEIRPLQKQQLKYAALDTAYLESIWLKMEEELKRRTLFDEAKSEFEFIASEEYVAKEGEGFSLGKFPDILNFTPLERRKILELLRYRDEKAKRINKASFRVFNNDRLSQAVKGHPNEEKCVEWFGKKDGTEIFKLLTAEYNDPIDTSELSKRHGEDLNEDENHKFENAKKWRLRIMRARRMEHSLLPSNKQLIVILRAAPKTLEELKALHVFSDWKVQNYGPSLLAAIQGLPFDSMINRLVAIRSKEAFVAKRRKKQNQNAKDEG; this comes from the coding sequence ATGCAAATCAATTCCAACTATATTCTCGTTGATACAGCAAAAGCTTTGGATTTAGCTCTGATCAATCTCAGACAGTCCAAAATCATGTCGATCGACACCGAGTCCTCCGGTTATTACACGTACTATCCCAAAGTTTGCCTCATTCAGATCAATTCCAATGGCAAAAATTACCTGATTGACCCCTTAAAAATCACAAATTTGTCAGCTTTGGGTCCTTTGTTTGCAGATGAGAACATTCTCAAAATCTTCCACTCTGCACAAGATGACATCAAAGCCTTAAAAAGAGATTTTGGGTTCAAATTTGTGAACACGGCAGATACGATGATCAGTTCTCGTTTGTTGTCATTAGAACAAAGTTCTTTATCACATGTTGTAGAACATTACCATAAAGTTACGCTTTCTAAAGTAGAACAGAAGTCTAACTGGGAAATTCGTCCTCTCCAAAAACAACAACTGAAGTATGCTGCATTAGATACTGCTTATTTAGAATCCATTTGGTTAAAGATGGAAGAAGAACTCAAACGCAGAACACTATTTGATGAAGCAAAATCTGAGTTTGAATTCATTGCATCCGAAGAGTATGTAGCCAAAGAAGGAGAAGGATTCTCTCTTGGAAAATTTCCTGACATTCTCAATTTCACTCCACTCGAAAGAAGAAAGATTTTAGAACTACTTCGTTACCGTGACGAAAAAGCAAAACGAATCAACAAAGCAAGTTTTCGCGTTTTTAATAACGATAGATTGTCACAAGCAGTCAAAGGTCATCCGAACGAAGAAAAATGTGTGGAATGGTTTGGTAAAAAAGACGGAACTGAAATTTTCAAACTTTTGACTGCGGAATACAATGATCCGATTGATACTTCTGAACTTTCAAAACGTCACGGGGAAGATTTAAACGAAGACGAAAATCATAAATTCGAAAACGCTAAAAAATGGCGCCTTCGTATTATGCGCGCTAGACGAATGGAGCATTCCCTTCTTCCTTCCAACAAACAACTGATTGTTATATTGCGAGCGGCACCAAAAACTTTAGAAGAACTAAAAGCCTTACATGTATTTTCCGATTGGAAGGTACAAAACTATGGTCCCAGTTTACTTGCCGCCATCCAAGGACTTCCTTTTGACTCGATGATCAACCGTTTGGTGGCCATACGATCCAAAGAAGCATTTGTTGCCAAACGAAGGAAAAAACAAAACCAAAACGCGAAAGACGAGGGTTGA
- the queD gene encoding 6-carboxytetrahydropterin synthase QueD: MEELELSKTFGFEAAHFLPNVPEGHKCKRMHGHSFRFAVYLKGEIDPHTGWIMDFGELKSIVKPILDEHLDHFVLNDVPGLENPTSENIAVWLWNQLKPKLPLLDKITLHETCTSSCVYRGPKK, encoded by the coding sequence ATGGAAGAGCTTGAACTTTCCAAAACCTTTGGTTTTGAAGCCGCCCATTTTTTACCTAATGTTCCGGAAGGACATAAATGTAAAAGAATGCATGGACATAGTTTTCGTTTTGCCGTTTATCTCAAGGGCGAAATTGATCCTCATACGGGTTGGATTATGGACTTTGGGGAACTAAAATCCATCGTAAAACCAATCTTAGACGAACATTTGGATCACTTTGTTTTAAATGATGTTCCGGGGCTTGAAAATCCAACGAGCGAAAACATCGCTGTTTGGCTTTGGAACCAATTGAAACCGAAACTTCCTTTACTTGATAAAATCACTCTGCACGAAACTTGTACCAGTTCTTGTGTGTACAGAGGCCCGAAAAAGTAA